One Maribacter sp. HTCC2170 genomic window, TTTCTATCGAGCCTTTTGAGGCATAGAAATTTCTCTTTTTAACAATATTAAAACCCTTTCCAATTTGGAAAGGGTTTTTTGTTTAAATCGTATTGATTATTGCTGTTAAAAGTGCATTTTTTGCTTAAAATTCCATTAGAAATTAAAGTACTATGTAGTATCTTTCATATGCGAAAGAAGGCTTGTGTGAAAAGCACAATAATTTATATATTAAACAACTTCAAATGGATTTAGCAATAGGAATTGACATAGGAGGAACGAAGACCAAAATAGGATTAGTAAACAAAGAAGGACATTGTTTGGAAGATGCTTTCTTTAGGACGAGAGATTATCCAGATATTGAAGATTATTTGGACAAAATAAAAAGTACGGTTGACGAAATCAAACAAAAATTTCCAGGAGATGTTGAGATAATAGGTTGCGGAATAGGCGCCCCTAATGCATCAAGCAAAAATGGAACTATAGAAAATGCTTCGAATTTACTTTGGAAAGGAACTGTTCCAATTCTTGATAAACTAAAAGAACGAATTCCTGTACCCATGAAGATAATGAATGACGCTAGTGCGGCAGCTTTAGGGGAAATGCTCTTTGGCAATGCAAAGGGGATGAAAGATTTTATCGTTGTCACCCTAGGAACTGGCTTTGGGTCTGGAATTGTAGCCAATGGAAAATTAATTGATGGGTATGATGGTTTTGCAGGTGAATTGGGACATATAGATATGACTATTGGGGACGGCAGATTAACGGGTCAAGGTGTAAGGGGAGGTCTAGAGGCCTATGTTTCAGCTACAGGTTTAAAACGTACTATTTTATTTATGATGAGTAAGTATATGGACGATAGTAGGTTTAGGGATATCGCTTTTAATGACCTTCATGGCGAAGATATTACAAAGGCGGCAGAGGAAGGAGATACGATAGCATTAAAGTCTTTTGACTTCACTGCTGAAATATTAGGACAAGCTCTGGCCAATTTCACTGCTTTTACGCAACCAGAAGCTTTCTTTTTAATGGGAGGGCTCGTTAATAGTGGAAAGTGGATATTTGACCCGCTGGAA contains:
- a CDS encoding ROK family protein — translated: MDLAIGIDIGGTKTKIGLVNKEGHCLEDAFFRTRDYPDIEDYLDKIKSTVDEIKQKFPGDVEIIGCGIGAPNASSKNGTIENASNLLWKGTVPILDKLKERIPVPMKIMNDASAAALGEMLFGNAKGMKDFIVVTLGTGFGSGIVANGKLIDGYDGFAGELGHIDMTIGDGRLTGQGVRGGLEAYVSATGLKRTILFMMSKYMDDSRFRDIAFNDLHGEDITKAAEEGDTIALKSFDFTAEILGQALANFTAFTQPEAFFLMGGLVNSGKWIFDPLEKYFEEHLLEFYKGKVKLLRSGLPGRATPICGAAALIWEEHSEQ